A part of Mycolicibacterium sp. TUM20985 genomic DNA contains:
- a CDS encoding xanthine dehydrogenase family protein molybdopterin-binding subunit, with protein MTVSQSETRYVGTRVPRVEDNRLLTGHGTFVDDVSRPGMVHACFVRSPFAHARINGIDATAALALAGIHAVFTAEDLNADVREAWHAVAGKDITDTPRPPLAAGEVKFVGDPVALVIADSRYLAEDAADLVAVDYEPLPAVADFRRATGGTEAGVAVVHDAYPDNVAGGMAGMPPDEEVFSSAAYVVSENVYQQTYVPVPIETRGLVVEWTAPTGELTIWASTQTPHELRAFSARLLGIPAQHVRVIMRDTGGGFGQKVVPMREDMCILLAARKVPGALKWIEDRRENLMSAGQSRHVDGTARMAFDDDGHFLAVDIDFVQDVGAYPTPYPVLTTAAIGMFFPGPYRVPKASFAYQTVFSNTVGLHAYRGPWQYETLAREVLIDIAARKMNMDPVELRRRNILRGDEMPYVNPNGMPYDHVAPADTFEQAVKILDHEGFRKEQAEALAQGRYLGLGFSAYIEPTAAATGHLATEGCTIRMESTGKINVYVNGGSSGNSIETTVVQLTADVLGANIEDVATIQGDTAVTPYGAGTQGSRSGPMTAGAVNEAGSILRERIVAMAAHRLGVTPEEVELANSQARLRADPETSVSFAELAYRAYYEPQQLPPGTSASLEATTRFTSSAMIHWANATHVCTCEVDVTTGHVTLTRYIVSEDVGAMINPNVVEGQIAGGTVQGIGGALLENLAYDDDGNPLSSTFVDYLLPTATEVPSIEYGHVEIPGPGIGGYKGVGEGGAIGSTPAVINAINDALAPLGVTVTQLPATPASIVGLLEAQTQGRNH; from the coding sequence GTGACCGTCAGCCAGTCGGAGACCCGTTACGTCGGCACGCGGGTCCCCCGTGTGGAGGACAACCGGCTCCTCACCGGACACGGCACGTTCGTCGACGACGTCAGTCGCCCGGGGATGGTGCACGCCTGCTTCGTCCGCAGTCCGTTCGCCCACGCCCGCATCAACGGCATCGACGCCACCGCCGCACTCGCCCTGGCCGGCATCCACGCCGTCTTCACCGCCGAGGATCTCAACGCCGACGTGCGGGAGGCCTGGCACGCCGTCGCGGGCAAGGACATCACCGATACTCCGCGTCCTCCACTGGCCGCTGGCGAGGTCAAGTTCGTCGGCGATCCGGTTGCCTTGGTGATCGCCGATAGCAGGTATCTCGCCGAGGACGCCGCCGACCTGGTGGCCGTCGACTACGAACCCCTGCCCGCCGTCGCCGACTTCCGCAGGGCGACCGGCGGCACCGAGGCCGGTGTCGCGGTGGTCCACGACGCCTACCCCGACAACGTCGCGGGCGGCATGGCGGGCATGCCACCGGACGAGGAAGTGTTCTCGTCGGCCGCGTACGTCGTGAGCGAGAACGTCTACCAGCAGACCTACGTACCCGTGCCCATCGAGACGCGGGGACTGGTCGTGGAGTGGACGGCGCCCACCGGCGAGCTGACCATCTGGGCCTCCACGCAGACACCTCACGAGTTACGCGCCTTCAGCGCAAGACTTCTCGGCATTCCCGCCCAGCACGTCCGGGTGATCATGCGCGACACCGGTGGCGGCTTCGGACAGAAGGTCGTCCCGATGCGCGAGGACATGTGCATCCTGCTCGCGGCCCGCAAGGTGCCCGGTGCGCTGAAGTGGATCGAGGACCGCCGCGAGAACCTGATGTCCGCCGGCCAGTCCCGGCACGTAGACGGAACGGCCCGGATGGCCTTCGATGACGACGGCCACTTCCTCGCCGTCGACATCGACTTCGTCCAGGACGTCGGGGCGTACCCGACGCCCTACCCGGTACTCACCACGGCCGCCATCGGCATGTTCTTCCCCGGGCCCTACCGGGTGCCCAAGGCCAGCTTCGCGTACCAGACGGTGTTCTCCAATACCGTTGGGCTGCATGCTTATCGAGGACCATGGCAGTACGAGACCCTGGCCCGGGAAGTCCTCATCGACATCGCCGCCCGCAAGATGAACATGGACCCCGTCGAGCTGCGGCGACGCAACATCCTGCGCGGTGACGAGATGCCCTACGTCAACCCGAACGGGATGCCGTACGACCACGTCGCCCCCGCCGATACCTTCGAACAGGCCGTCAAGATCCTCGACCACGAGGGCTTCCGCAAGGAACAGGCCGAGGCCCTGGCGCAGGGTCGCTACCTCGGCCTCGGGTTCTCCGCCTACATCGAGCCGACGGCCGCCGCCACCGGTCATCTCGCTACCGAGGGCTGCACCATCCGGATGGAGTCCACCGGCAAGATCAACGTATACGTCAACGGCGGCTCGTCCGGGAACAGCATCGAGACGACGGTCGTGCAGCTCACCGCGGACGTCCTCGGCGCCAACATCGAGGACGTGGCCACCATCCAGGGTGACACCGCGGTGACGCCCTACGGTGCGGGCACCCAGGGCAGTCGCAGCGGCCCCATGACGGCGGGCGCCGTGAACGAGGCGGGCAGCATCCTGCGCGAGCGGATCGTCGCGATGGCCGCGCACCGGCTCGGCGTCACCCCCGAGGAAGTCGAGCTCGCGAACTCCCAAGCCCGGCTGCGGGCCGACCCGGAGACGTCGGTCAGCTTCGCTGAACTGGCGTACCGCGCCTACTACGAGCCTCAGCAGCTGCCGCCCGGTACGTCGGCCTCGCTGGAGGCGACGACACGCTTCACGTCGTCGGCGATGATCCACTGGGCCAACGCAACTCACGTCTGCACCTGCGAGGTGGACGTCACCACCGGCCACGTCACGCTGACGCGGTACATCGTCAGCGAAGACGTCGGCGCCATGATCAATCCGAACGTGGTCGAAGGCCAGATCGCGGGCGGGACCGTGCAGGGCATCGGCGGTGCCCTCCTCGAGAACCTGGCCTACGACGACGACGGCAACCCGCTGTCCTCGACGTTCGTCGACTATCTGCTGCCGACCGCGACGGAGGTGCCGTCGATCGAGTACGGCCACGTGGAGATCCCCGGCCCGGGGATCGGCGGCTACAAGGGTGTGGGCGAGGGTGGCGCCATCGGGTCCACCCCGGCGGTGATCAACGCCATCAACGATGCCCTCGCCCCGCTCGGGGTGACCGTGACACAGCTGCCCGCCACCCCCGCCAGCATCGTCGGACTGCTCGAAGCGCAGACCCAGGGAAGGAATCACTAG
- a CDS encoding XdhC family protein, with protein MRDVLDELLSVWRAGGTAGLATVVRTMKSAPRAPGAAMVVSPDGTVAGSVSGGCVEAAVYDLAGEVVATGRPQLQRYGITDDDAFAVGLTCGGIIDIFAEPLSRSTFPQLDAIADDIASHRPTAVATVISHPDVEWVGRRLVIGESRAEGSLGSTRADDAVADDARGLLAAGRTAVLTYGPDGQRQSEGMEVFVASHAPRPRMIVFGAIDFAAALTRQGALLGYRVTVCDARPVFATPARFPAADEVVVDWPDRYLAGQQASGGIDARTVICVLTHDPKFDVPVLAVALRLPRVGYVGAMGSRQTHADRLDRLRDIGLTEAETGRLSSPIGLDLGARTPEETAVSIVAEIIARRWGGGGRPLAEVHTRIHHDAHEIAPAGLPDVR; from the coding sequence GTGCGCGACGTGCTGGATGAATTGCTCTCGGTGTGGCGGGCCGGTGGTACGGCCGGCCTGGCGACCGTCGTGCGCACCATGAAGTCGGCGCCCCGCGCGCCGGGGGCGGCCATGGTGGTGTCGCCGGACGGCACGGTCGCCGGTTCGGTGTCGGGTGGCTGCGTCGAGGCGGCGGTCTACGATCTCGCCGGTGAGGTGGTCGCCACCGGGCGGCCCCAACTGCAGCGCTACGGCATCACCGACGACGATGCCTTCGCCGTCGGGCTGACCTGCGGCGGGATCATCGACATCTTTGCAGAGCCGTTGTCGCGCAGCACCTTCCCGCAGCTCGACGCCATCGCCGACGACATTGCCTCGCATCGTCCGACGGCGGTGGCGACGGTGATCTCCCATCCCGACGTCGAGTGGGTCGGGCGCCGGCTGGTGATCGGCGAGTCCCGCGCCGAGGGCTCGCTCGGATCGACCCGCGCGGATGACGCGGTCGCCGACGACGCCCGCGGCCTGCTGGCTGCCGGGCGAACCGCCGTGCTCACCTACGGCCCGGACGGTCAACGCCAGAGCGAGGGCATGGAGGTCTTCGTCGCCAGTCACGCCCCACGGCCGCGGATGATCGTCTTCGGCGCCATCGACTTCGCTGCGGCGCTCACCCGGCAGGGCGCGCTGCTCGGCTACCGCGTCACCGTGTGCGACGCGCGACCCGTCTTCGCGACCCCCGCGCGTTTCCCCGCCGCCGACGAGGTGGTCGTCGACTGGCCCGATCGCTACCTCGCCGGTCAGCAGGCCTCGGGGGGCATCGACGCCAGAACCGTGATCTGCGTGCTCACCCACGACCCCAAGTTCGACGTGCCCGTGCTCGCGGTGGCGCTCCGCTTGCCCCGGGTCGGCTACGTGGGCGCAATGGGCTCGCGGCAGACGCATGCCGACCGCCTCGACCGCCTGCGGGACATCGGCCTGACGGAGGCCGAGACGGGTCGGCTGTCCAGCCCCATCGGACTAGATCTCGGCGCCCGCACCCCCGAGGAGACGGCCGTGTCGATCGTCGCCGAGATCATCGCCCGGCGGTGGGGCGGTGGCGGCCGCCCGCTGGCCGAGGTACACACGCGCATTCACCACGACGCCCACGAGATCGCCCCGGCAGGACTCCCCGACGTGCGATAA
- a CDS encoding DUF4185 domain-containing protein: protein MVSSVVNWVLSPFIGAGSTTPAEPPFAWSLLAFARREFENFVTAVTGGATQPQAATVDTTEVALAAATTAFAQAAAAAVNIPNFPLPGAQLSPSTQFVQWVTGNYQTGNPLIADTLTRFGITGTDVGVIWDNGMVDDPTTPYNEHQVLMAFGDTFSGANMTGNWRFNVLLRSADTNLSDGMTIPNGEWFNGNMFGGAPLSSPTTARQIIFPSGLPAGITLIPTAGISVPTPGTRFGVTQYVNFMSVTNWGPAGTWSTNYSAIAYSTDNGENWTVAPSSVRYNQPYGGNNNFQQGAFVRPGDGYVYNYGTPNGRQGAAYVSRVAEKDILDTTKYEYYSKGSAGGWFGIGATPAGWYKNNPAAATPVFGQDTGACGVANPGNQVSEMSVQYNKQLKKYVVLHGDQFNNIVMRTSDTPQGAWSTAKILLGQQSGGIYAPMMHPWSTSTMGTGTDLYWNLSLFTPYNVMLMKTDLTKV from the coding sequence ATGGTGTCCAGCGTCGTCAACTGGGTGCTGAGCCCGTTCATCGGCGCCGGCTCGACCACACCGGCTGAACCGCCCTTCGCCTGGTCCCTGCTGGCCTTCGCCCGCCGCGAGTTCGAGAACTTCGTCACCGCCGTCACCGGTGGTGCCACTCAGCCGCAGGCGGCGACCGTCGATACCACCGAGGTCGCGCTGGCCGCGGCCACCACCGCCTTCGCGCAGGCCGCCGCCGCGGCCGTCAACATTCCGAACTTTCCCCTGCCGGGTGCTCAGCTGAGCCCGTCGACGCAATTCGTCCAATGGGTGACGGGCAACTACCAGACCGGCAACCCGCTGATCGCCGACACGCTGACCCGCTTCGGCATCACCGGCACCGATGTTGGCGTGATCTGGGACAACGGCATGGTCGACGATCCGACGACGCCGTACAACGAGCACCAGGTGCTGATGGCCTTCGGCGATACGTTCAGTGGCGCCAACATGACGGGCAACTGGCGCTTCAACGTGCTGCTCCGCAGCGCGGACACCAACCTCTCCGACGGCATGACGATCCCCAACGGAGAGTGGTTCAACGGCAACATGTTCGGCGGCGCGCCGTTGAGCAGTCCGACCACCGCGCGGCAGATCATCTTCCCCTCCGGCTTGCCTGCCGGCATCACGTTGATCCCCACCGCGGGCATCTCCGTCCCGACGCCCGGTACCCGGTTCGGGGTCACGCAGTACGTCAACTTCATGTCGGTGACGAACTGGGGTCCCGCTGGCACCTGGTCGACGAACTACTCCGCGATCGCGTACTCCACCGACAATGGCGAGAACTGGACCGTCGCGCCCTCCTCGGTGCGCTACAACCAGCCGTATGGCGGCAACAACAACTTCCAGCAGGGCGCCTTCGTCCGACCGGGCGACGGCTACGTCTACAACTACGGCACGCCGAACGGTCGCCAGGGCGCGGCGTACGTATCGCGGGTGGCCGAGAAGGACATCCTCGACACCACCAAGTACGAGTACTACAGCAAGGGTTCGGCGGGCGGATGGTTCGGCATCGGCGCCACCCCGGCCGGCTGGTACAAGAACAACCCCGCCGCGGCGACGCCGGTGTTCGGCCAGGACACCGGTGCGTGTGGCGTCGCGAACCCCGGCAACCAAGTCAGCGAGATGTCGGTGCAGTACAACAAGCAACTGAAGAAGTACGTCGTCCTCCACGGCGATCAGTTCAACAACATCGTCATGCGAACCTCGGACACCCCGCAGGGGGCGTGGTCGACCGCGAAGATTCTCCTGGGTCAGCAGTCCGGCGGCATCTACGCCCCCATGATGCATCCGTGGTCGACGTCCACGATGGGCACCGGCACCGATCTGTACTGGAACCTGTCGCTCTTCACGCCGTACAACGTGATGCTGATGAAGACCGACCTCACCAAGGTCTAG
- a CDS encoding HNH endonuclease encodes MRQCRHCGSALMKRSQKVYCGNVCQAAARRTTSTRRWLETGEARIDSHDGHYIRLYIAEAQSGCCAICGGVSTWLGLPLALVLDHIDGNPTNNRRENLRLVCPNCDSQLATYKSRNRGNGRHFRRQRYADGQSY; translated from the coding sequence ATGAGGCAGTGTCGACATTGCGGCTCGGCGCTCATGAAGCGCAGCCAGAAGGTCTACTGCGGCAATGTGTGTCAGGCCGCGGCTCGGCGCACCACGAGTACGCGGCGTTGGCTCGAGACCGGTGAGGCACGCATCGACAGCCACGATGGTCACTACATTCGGCTGTACATCGCCGAGGCTCAGTCCGGCTGCTGCGCGATCTGCGGTGGAGTGAGCACGTGGCTGGGTCTGCCTCTCGCACTGGTGCTCGACCACATCGACGGGAACCCGACCAACAACCGACGGGAGAACCTACGACTGGTGTGCCCGAACTGTGACTCACAGTTGGCGACGTACAAGAGTCGGAACCGCGGCAATGGCCGCCACTTCCGGCGACAGCGGTACGCCGACGGGCAGTCGTATTAG
- a CDS encoding response regulator transcription factor: MAMAAIPDSVPEARVLVVDDEINIVELLSVSLKFQGFEVHTASSGPAALDKAREVRPDAVILDVMMPGMDGFGVLRRLRADGIDSPALFLTARDSLQDKIAGLTLGGDDYVTKPFSLEEVVARLRVILRRSGRGVEEPRSARLTFADIELDEDTHEVWKAGEPVSLSPTEFTLLRYFIINAGTVLSKPKILDHVWRYDFGGDVNVVESYVSYLRRKIDTGEKRLLHTLRGVGYVLREPR; this comes from the coding sequence ATGGCAATGGCTGCGATCCCCGATTCCGTCCCCGAAGCACGGGTGCTCGTCGTCGACGACGAAATCAACATCGTCGAGTTGCTCTCGGTGAGCTTGAAGTTCCAGGGCTTCGAGGTGCATACCGCATCCAGCGGGCCGGCCGCCCTGGACAAGGCCCGCGAGGTGCGACCCGACGCGGTCATCCTCGACGTGATGATGCCGGGGATGGACGGATTCGGGGTGCTGCGGCGATTGCGGGCCGACGGCATCGACTCGCCTGCGCTGTTCCTGACAGCCCGCGATTCCCTGCAGGACAAGATCGCCGGCCTCACCCTCGGCGGTGACGACTACGTGACCAAGCCGTTCAGCCTCGAAGAAGTGGTGGCGCGACTGCGCGTCATCCTCCGCCGTTCCGGACGCGGCGTCGAAGAACCGCGTAGTGCCCGTCTGACGTTTGCCGACATCGAACTCGACGAGGACACCCACGAGGTGTGGAAGGCCGGCGAGCCCGTCTCGCTGTCGCCGACGGAGTTCACCCTGCTCCGGTACTTCATCATCAACGCGGGCACCGTGCTCTCCAAGCCGAAGATCCTCGACCACGTCTGGCGCTACGACTTCGGCGGCGACGTGAACGTGGTGGAGTCCTACGTCTCCTACCTGCGGCGCAAGATCGACACCGGCGAGAAGCGTCTCCTGCACACCCTGCGCGGTGTGGGATACGTGCTGCGCGAACCGCGCTAG
- a CDS encoding sensor histidine kinase, with translation MAGLRGRSKGRGIPLRVGLVAATLVLVACGLLASGVAVTSIMRHSLINRVDETLLDASRGWAQAPRRMPVTPMEDPNPARPPSNFYVRGIDSDGRIWMAVNDREAEPALPDSNDVGPVPVTVGSIDDSKVQWRAMTVRGLRGELTTVAIDLSDVSSTVAALLWSQIGIGVAVLLVLGIAGYAVVHRSLRPLVEVEQTAAAIAGGELDRRIPQRDSRTEVGRLSLALNGMLAQIQRAVASSEASAEQARTSEDRMRRFITDASHELRTPLTTIRGFAELYRQGAARDVELLMNRIESESQRMGLLVEDLLLLARLDAQRPMERRRVDLLSLASDSVHDARSVAPKRTITMEVLDGPGTPEVLGDEARLRQVLGNLVANAMQHTPESASIAIRVGTDQDYAILEVSDEGPGMSRDDAHRIFERFYRTDSSRARSSGGTGLGLSIVDSLVYAHGGTVSVTTAPGEGCRFTVQLPRIADIPTVNPVVPAPL, from the coding sequence ATGGCAGGTCTGCGCGGGCGTTCGAAGGGCCGCGGTATTCCACTGCGGGTAGGTCTGGTGGCCGCCACGCTGGTCTTGGTGGCCTGCGGCTTGCTCGCCTCGGGTGTCGCGGTCACCTCGATCATGCGGCACAGCCTGATCAACCGGGTCGACGAAACGCTGCTCGACGCCTCGCGTGGCTGGGCTCAGGCGCCGCGCCGCATGCCGGTCACGCCGATGGAGGATCCGAACCCGGCTCGGCCGCCGTCGAACTTCTACGTCCGCGGGATCGACTCCGACGGGCGCATCTGGATGGCGGTCAACGACCGCGAGGCCGAACCGGCACTGCCCGACAGCAACGACGTCGGACCGGTCCCCGTCACCGTGGGTTCCATCGACGACTCGAAGGTGCAGTGGCGGGCGATGACGGTGCGCGGTCTGCGCGGTGAGCTGACCACGGTCGCCATCGACCTCTCGGACGTGTCGTCGACCGTCGCCGCGCTGCTCTGGTCGCAGATCGGCATCGGTGTTGCGGTCCTGCTGGTGCTTGGCATCGCCGGGTACGCCGTGGTGCACCGAAGTCTGCGACCACTCGTCGAGGTCGAGCAGACGGCGGCGGCGATCGCCGGTGGGGAATTGGATCGGCGTATCCCGCAACGCGATTCGCGGACCGAGGTCGGACGATTGTCGCTGGCGCTCAATGGGATGCTGGCACAGATCCAACGGGCGGTGGCCTCGTCGGAGGCGTCGGCCGAGCAGGCGCGCACCTCCGAGGACCGGATGCGCCGTTTCATCACCGACGCCAGCCACGAGCTGCGGACCCCGTTGACGACCATCCGGGGATTCGCCGAGCTCTACCGCCAGGGCGCGGCGCGCGACGTCGAACTCCTGATGAACCGCATCGAGAGCGAGTCTCAGCGGATGGGTCTGCTCGTCGAGGATCTGCTCCTGCTTGCCAGGCTGGATGCGCAACGCCCCATGGAACGGCGTCGCGTCGATCTGCTGTCGCTGGCCAGTGACTCCGTCCACGACGCCCGGTCGGTCGCTCCGAAGCGCACGATCACCATGGAGGTGCTCGACGGCCCGGGGACCCCCGAGGTGCTAGGCGACGAGGCGCGATTGCGTCAGGTACTGGGGAATCTGGTGGCCAATGCGATGCAGCACACGCCGGAGTCCGCGAGCATCGCGATCAGGGTCGGCACGGATCAGGACTACGCGATCCTCGAGGTGTCCGACGAAGGGCCAGGGATGAGCCGCGACGATGCGCACCGGATCTTCGAGCGGTTCTACCGCACCGACTCCTCGCGAGCGCGCAGCAGCGGCGGTACCGGCCTCGGCCTGTCCATCGTCGACTCGTTGGTGTACGCCCACGGCGGTACGGTCAGCGTCACCACCGCACCTGGCGAAGGGTGCCGCTTCACCGTGCAACTCCCGCGCATCGCGGACATTCCTACGGTCAATCCAGTTGTGCCAGCGCCGCTTTGA
- a CDS encoding HIT family protein — MASVFTKIINREIPGRFVYEDDDVVAFLTIEPMTPGHTLVVPRAEIDNWQDVEPAAFARVMEVSQRIGRAVSKAFGVERTGLIIAGLEVPHLHVHVFPARDLSDFGFANVDRNPSPESLDEAQTKIKAALAQLD; from the coding sequence ATGGCCTCCGTGTTCACCAAGATCATCAACCGCGAGATTCCAGGGCGATTCGTCTACGAGGATGACGACGTCGTCGCCTTCCTCACGATCGAGCCGATGACACCGGGGCACACGCTCGTGGTGCCACGTGCGGAGATCGACAACTGGCAGGACGTCGAACCGGCCGCGTTCGCCCGGGTGATGGAGGTGTCGCAGCGCATCGGTCGGGCGGTATCAAAGGCCTTCGGCGTGGAGCGCACGGGGTTGATCATCGCCGGCCTCGAAGTACCACACCTGCACGTGCACGTGTTCCCGGCCCGCGATCTGTCCGACTTCGGCTTCGCCAACGTCGACCGCAACCCGTCTCCGGAATCACTCGACGAGGCTCAGACGAAGATCAAAGCGGCGCTGGCACAACTGGATTGA
- a CDS encoding SDR family NAD(P)-dependent oxidoreductase codes for MTLGAVVVGGSRGIGLAVAELLASQGFGVVINGRDADAVSEAVACVGGSVVGFPGSPADPSTADALIDSCMAHFGRIDALINCAGTAEPVGSSILTVTSGQFRNLLDAHLGTVFETCRAAAPKMVAQGGGAIVNTSSFAFLGDYGGTGYPAGKGAVNGLTLAIAAELKPHGVRANVVCPGARTRLSTGPEYEAQIKDLHRRGMLDELSMQGALDAAPPEYAAPTYAYLASALAADVTGQVFIAAGGFVGRFDRPTPSIVAYRDHHTSAPWSLAELDGFIHR; via the coding sequence CTGACCCTCGGCGCCGTCGTCGTCGGGGGCTCCCGCGGCATCGGCCTCGCCGTCGCCGAGCTGCTCGCTTCCCAGGGCTTCGGCGTGGTGATCAACGGCCGGGATGCCGACGCGGTGTCGGAAGCGGTGGCGTGTGTGGGCGGTAGCGTGGTCGGCTTTCCCGGCTCGCCAGCCGACCCCTCGACCGCCGACGCGCTAATCGACTCGTGCATGGCGCATTTCGGCCGCATCGATGCCCTGATCAACTGCGCCGGAACGGCAGAGCCCGTCGGCTCGTCGATCCTGACCGTGACCTCTGGCCAGTTTCGCAACCTGCTCGACGCGCATCTCGGCACGGTGTTCGAGACGTGCCGGGCGGCGGCGCCGAAGATGGTCGCCCAGGGTGGCGGGGCGATCGTCAACACCAGTTCGTTCGCCTTCCTCGGCGATTATGGCGGAACGGGTTATCCGGCGGGGAAGGGCGCCGTCAACGGCCTGACCCTCGCGATCGCCGCGGAGCTGAAACCCCATGGCGTCCGGGCGAACGTCGTGTGTCCCGGTGCGAGGACGCGGTTGTCGACCGGGCCGGAGTACGAGGCACAGATCAAGGATCTCCATCGGCGCGGCATGCTCGACGAGCTGAGCATGCAGGGTGCGCTCGACGCGGCGCCACCGGAGTATGCGGCGCCGACCTACGCCTATCTGGCGAGTGCTCTCGCCGCCGACGTGACCGGCCAAGTCTTCATCGCCGCAGGCGGATTCGTGGGCCGCTTCGATCGGCCCACTCCGAGCATCGTCGCCTACCGCGATCATCACACCTCCGCGCCGTGGTCGCTCGCGGAGCTCGACGGCTTCATCCACCGCTAA
- a CDS encoding nuclear transport factor 2 family protein — protein MVDVAPVVAASEASWRCVQTGDREGWLALMTDDVVIEDPIGESVTNPDGNGVRGKEAVAAFYDANIGPNQLTVTREETFPSSSPTEIAYILVLHTEFPNGFTATVRGVFTYRVNDAGLITNLRGYWNMDAMQFGQEDAS, from the coding sequence ATGGTCGACGTAGCACCGGTCGTCGCGGCATCGGAGGCGTCGTGGCGGTGCGTCCAAACGGGTGACCGCGAGGGTTGGTTGGCGTTGATGACGGACGACGTCGTCATCGAGGATCCGATCGGCGAGTCCGTCACCAACCCCGACGGCAACGGTGTGCGGGGCAAGGAGGCCGTCGCGGCGTTCTACGACGCCAACATCGGCCCCAACCAGCTGACCGTGACCCGCGAGGAGACGTTTCCGTCGAGCTCACCGACGGAGATCGCCTACATCCTGGTGCTGCACACTGAGTTTCCGAACGGTTTCACGGCGACGGTGCGCGGCGTGTTCACCTACCGCGTCAACGACGCCGGACTGATCACCAACCTGCGGGGCTACTGGAACATGGATGCCATGCAGTTCGGCCAGGAGGACGCGAGCTGA
- a CDS encoding NDMA-dependent alcohol dehydrogenase, with protein MKTKGALIWEFNQPWSIEEIEIGDPVKDEVKIQMEASGMCHSDHHLVTGDIPMAGFPVLGGHEGAGIVTEVGPGVEDIAPGDHVVLSFIPSCGACPSCQAGMRNLCDLGAGLLGGQAVSDGTHRITAKGQPVFPMTLLGTFSPYMVVHKSSVVKIDPSIPFEVACLVGCGVTTGYGSAVKAGDIRPGDDVLVIGVGGVGMSAVQGAVNAGARHVFVIEPVEWKRDAALKFGATHAYPDTDAAFAGIAEATHGLMAKQVIVTVGELKGADVDTYVNLTSKGGTTVLTAIGSLLDTNVNLNLAMLTLMQKRIQGTIFGGGNPHFDIPQLLSMYKAGKLNLDDMITTQYKLEQINEGYKDMLEGRNIRGVIRYTDADR; from the coding sequence ATGAAGACAAAAGGTGCTCTCATCTGGGAGTTCAACCAGCCGTGGTCGATCGAGGAGATCGAGATCGGCGACCCCGTCAAGGACGAGGTCAAGATCCAGATGGAAGCGTCTGGCATGTGCCATTCCGACCATCACCTGGTGACCGGTGACATCCCGATGGCCGGTTTCCCGGTGCTTGGCGGCCACGAAGGCGCGGGCATCGTGACGGAAGTCGGCCCCGGTGTCGAGGACATTGCGCCCGGTGATCACGTGGTGCTGTCCTTCATCCCGTCGTGCGGCGCCTGCCCTTCCTGTCAGGCCGGCATGCGCAACCTGTGCGACCTGGGCGCCGGACTGCTTGGCGGCCAAGCCGTCTCCGACGGCACCCACCGCATCACGGCCAAGGGCCAGCCAGTCTTCCCCATGACCCTGCTCGGTACTTTCAGCCCGTACATGGTCGTGCACAAGAGTTCCGTGGTGAAGATCGATCCGTCGATCCCCTTCGAGGTCGCCTGCCTCGTGGGCTGCGGCGTGACGACGGGTTACGGCTCGGCCGTCAAGGCCGGTGACATCCGCCCCGGTGACGACGTCCTGGTGATCGGCGTCGGCGGCGTCGGAATGTCAGCCGTCCAGGGTGCGGTCAACGCGGGCGCCCGCCACGTCTTCGTCATCGAGCCGGTGGAGTGGAAGCGTGACGCGGCCCTGAAGTTCGGTGCGACGCATGCCTATCCAGATACCGACGCCGCCTTCGCGGGTATCGCCGAGGCCACCCACGGCCTGATGGCCAAGCAGGTCATCGTGACGGTCGGTGAGCTCAAGGGTGCCGACGTCGACACCTACGTCAACCTCACCTCCAAGGGCGGCACCACCGTCCTGACCGCCATCGGCAGCCTGCTCGACACCAACGTCAACCTGAACCTGGCGATGCTGACCCTCATGCAGAAGCGGATCCAGGGCACCATCTTCGGTGGCGGCAACCCGCACTTCGACATTCCTCAGCTGCTGTCGATGTACAAGGCGGGCAAGCTCAACCTCGACGACATGATCACCACGCAGTACAAGCTCGAACAGATCAACGAGGGCTACAAGGACATGCTGGAGGGCCGCAACATTCGCGGCGTCATCCGTTACACCGACGCGGACAGGTAA